A genomic region of Nitrospirota bacterium contains the following coding sequences:
- a CDS encoding PilZ domain-containing protein: MRNRRWYKRIVVSGNAILTFKKRGEIRSVHTLIANISMRGIGLYSYSSIKVNTKVSITTNFISFRGRLKKDFIEGRVVSNKKIGYTHFLGIEFDEEISAQKQPSLFKRLKSPFIKR, translated from the coding sequence ATGAGAAATAGGCGCTGGTATAAACGAATTGTTGTATCAGGGAATGCAATTTTGACATTTAAAAAAAGAGGCGAGATTAGGTCAGTTCATACACTGATAGCCAATATTTCTATGAGAGGAATAGGTTTGTATTCATATAGTTCTATAAAGGTTAATACAAAAGTATCGATTACGACTAATTTCATATCTTTTAGGGGTAGATTGAAAAAGGATTTTATTGAAGGAAGGGTTGTAAGCAACAAGAAGATAGGTTATACCCATTTTCTGGGTATAGAGTTTGATGAAGAAATAAGTGCTCAAAAACAGCCATCCTTATTCAAACGCCTGAAATCTCCTTTCATAAAAAGGTGA
- a CDS encoding C39 family peptidase, whose product MPFFPQDAYKCGPASLAGVLNYYGVNESPDDITREIFSKGAKGTLTMDMFLYAENKGMYVKQYIGNIEDIRKNIDSNNPLIVLVDYGIYFYKKNHFMVIIGYNERGVIVNSGRKKGQFIFYDDFLKIWEKTNFWTLLIKKYKYKI is encoded by the coding sequence GTGCCATTTTTCCCACAGGATGCTTATAAATGTGGTCCCGCTTCACTTGCAGGTGTCTTAAATTACTATGGAGTTAATGAGTCACCTGATGATATTACTCGCGAAATATTTAGCAAAGGTGCGAAAGGGACTTTGACTATGGATATGTTCTTATATGCGGAGAATAAAGGTATGTATGTAAAACAATACATTGGAAATATCGAAGATATCAGAAAAAATATTGACTCTAATAATCCACTTATCGTTCTCGTTGATTATGGAATTTATTTTTATAAAAAAAATCACTTTATGGTTATCATTGGCTATAATGAAAGAGGTGTTATTGTAAATTCAGGTAGGAAAAAAGGGCAGTTCATATTCTACGATGATTTCTTAAAAATATGGGAAAAAACAAATTTCTGGACACTGCTGATAAAAAAATATAAGTATAAAATATAA
- a CDS encoding tetratricopeptide repeat protein has translation MAKFLNQNKLPLVRILVLSCGIVFSILILSCSFPRIIVLDDPLSPEEHLNLGVTYERNGEFDHALKEYHTASKKLPLAYLYIGNIYFHKNEYKEAEKYYIKAITKDVKNADLYNNLAWLYYKKGENLEEAEGLALKALKMNPEKSDIYQDTLEKIRERKQNKK, from the coding sequence ATGGCTAAATTCCTGAATCAAAATAAATTACCTTTGGTGAGAATTTTAGTTTTATCTTGTGGTATTGTTTTCTCGATTCTAATATTGTCCTGTTCATTTCCAAGAATTATAGTACTTGACGATCCTTTGAGTCCTGAAGAACATCTGAATCTTGGTGTTACTTATGAAAGAAATGGAGAATTTGATCATGCCTTGAAAGAATATCATACTGCTTCAAAAAAACTACCTTTAGCATATTTATATATAGGGAATATCTACTTTCATAAGAATGAATACAAGGAAGCAGAAAAGTATTATATAAAGGCAATAACGAAAGATGTCAAAAATGCAGATTTATATAATAATCTTGCATGGCTTTATTACAAAAAAGGAGAAAATCTTGAAGAGGCAGAAGGACTTGCGTTAAAAGCTCTCAAGATGAATCCTGAAAAAAGTGATATCTATCAGGATACACTTGAGAAAATAAGGGAAAGAAAACAGAATAAAAAATAA